The nucleotide window GTCGTCGAGAGATCATGTCATGACCCTGCTGGTTCTATCCGCACGCTCCTGGTGCCGAGGCCGTCGAACGACAGCACTCCACCCTGGGTCGTCTGATACGTGCCCAGGGTGGAACCATTGACGCTGACTCTCACCTCGAGGCCAGGCTTCAGCTCCACGAGCACATGCCTCGTCTGTGCGACCGCGTCGAGCTGGTAGACGATCTCGCCCCGAGTTCTATTCGTAACGCAAGAAAGCCTAGAGGATCGGGCGCCAACGGTCAACGCCTGTCCGCACGATGAGCCGATGTCGGTTGGCTTCTGGCGCCGGTTTACGCGTGTCGTGCCGGATCCGCCAGCGCTCAAGGTTCGGATGCTCTGCCTCGAAATCCTCCTTGAGAGTCGCGCTCTCCTCGATGAGTCGAATGGAGACTGGCCCAGGGATGGGCGACGACTGGGTCGGCCGCTGGCTCGAGACGGGAGACACCGGCCGCTCGGCCGCCGCCAGCAAGGCCGAGGTCATCACGACGCTGCCGAGGAAGTCTCGACGTGACACGACCCGGTCAACGGCCACCGCGGACGTCAGTCACGAAGGTGATCGTCAACCTGCCGGGCGTGACATGTCCTCTCCAAAGGCCAATGACGGCATGGACGCCGGCAAAGAGGGCCTGAAACCTGCCTCGATCTCCGATCGATTTCTGGCATCGCAGTTGCTCTAGAGGGACCTGTCGGCGCCCGCGGGTGTGGAAACACCGAAGCGAGCTGACCGCGCCGGCAGAAGGCAGGGCATGATGCGTACGAGAACTCTGACGGCGGCGCTGTGGCTCGGGATGCTGTCGCTTCCGGCGATAGCTGCAGCCGATGACCGCAACGGGCACGTTCAGGCGTTCGGAGGCCTGACGACAGGCGGCAACTCGTCGACTCCGACGTTCGGCGGGAGCCTGGCCGTGCCGCTCGGCGGCCACGTGCAGATCTTCGGCGAGGGCGGCAGGCTCACCGACCTGACGTTCCCGCCGATTGCGGAGCTCATTGACCTCACGCCGGCCGACATCCGCCTCTCGGCGTACTACGGCCAGGCCGGCCTCCGCGTGCTTGGCGGATCCGGCGGCGTGCGGCCGTACGGCGAGGTAAGCGCCGGGATGGCGCGGCTGCACACGGGCGTGTCGGGGCTGGGGACGACCGGTCGGATTATCGACACCGCCCTGCGCTTCACCGATCGCACCGAGCCGATGTTCGGCGTTGGCGGTGGCGTGATGCTCGAGAGCGGGCCGGTCGTGTTCGATCTCGGCTACCGTTACAAGCGCATCAGCGGCGGCGACGTCGTGACGCAGATCCTGGCGGGCGGCGACCTCAATGTCAGTCAGGTGAGGCTGGGCGTCGGCATCCGATTCTAGACGTGGGCCCGCACTGTCGTCGAGCGACGGCGCGGGCCGTTTCGTCGCCTGCGGAAGCTTCGGCCGAATTCTTGAGACATCCTCCTCGCGACCGGATTCTCGACGGCTACGACTATCGCCCCGAGCCGCGATACGCGGACTTGGTCAGCTAGGCCCCAGAGATCGCGGCCGTCGACCGGGACGCGCTGGCGCGGGATGGCGAGCGCTCGGCAAGCGACATGGCTGCGCGAGCACGGCCTGGACTGAGCGCGGCCAAGCCTGTTCGACCGGCGTGCTCGACACG belongs to Luteitalea sp. and includes:
- a CDS encoding outer membrane beta-barrel protein, giving the protein MMRTRTLTAALWLGMLSLPAIAAADDRNGHVQAFGGLTTGGNSSTPTFGGSLAVPLGGHVQIFGEGGRLTDLTFPPIAELIDLTPADIRLSAYYGQAGLRVLGGSGGVRPYGEVSAGMARLHTGVSGLGTTGRIIDTALRFTDRTEPMFGVGGGVMLESGPVVFDLGYRYKRISGGDVVTQILAGGDLNVSQVRLGVGIRF